CAGTCTATTCCAATTCAATAGTCTACATCAGCTCTGCTGTACACACAGCTTTAAATATTATATCATCTTGTGTTATGTGTTGTGTATTACTGAGGTCACAGTCCAAGGTGGTGTTGTCCTGGCCTGTATAATACTGAATGTTACAAACACTGAagaatatattatattatattatattatattatattatattatattatattatattatattatattatattatattatattatattatattatattatattatagtaGACTTGGTGGCAGAACAATTGAGATTATTAGATTGTTAGATTGCATGTACAGTTGCACTGAGTGCAAACCAAAACTGGCTGAGACGCTGTCTGTACAGGCATCAACACCTTGGCCTCTGGTATAATACTTCTAGtgaatgctgtgtttgttcagtgtgtCATCTAGGCCCTTTGAGGTATCATCTTAAGGGAGGGAAATGACTCCCTGTTAATAGGAATATATTGTGTTCAGTGTCTAACACAGAATGGAGAAGAAGGATAGGAGTCAattaaaagaggaaagaaatggCGTCAGTTACCAATGTGGCAAAtacattaaagtaaaacaaCGATGAGAACACCATCCAAACAAGAAAGCAGAGGTGTGTAGATTTTTTAAAGTAAGCACATATACCAATATAAATCACCAACTGTTCATACAGCTCagtctgacatttaaacataaGATAACAACAGAACAATATTTCCTTGATGGTTATTTCAGAATGCAGATAGTTAGTGTCATTTGtcttgtatgtatttgtattttatcttgTCATTCACACAATATTTGCAGATTGTTTAAGTGTGCAACATTCCGCAATAGAAAAAGTGACCACCAAACATAATACACATGTTTACATACAGTTAATAgcaaacattttacttttcaaaataagacagaatTTATGTTAAAACTCTTTACATCAGTTAATAATGCATACAGCATCCAGGTGGTTCAGTTCTCTTGTTATAAACTGTAACAAACGACCACTACAGCAGCAATGTACACAGGAAGACACGAAGAGGCCTTCCTCTAGAAAAAAAGCATGTATTGCTAATTGTCTTAATTGTCTTTGTAGGgatataataaatgaaaacaacgaTGCAATAATATTCATTGAGTTGGATGTATTTTGGCATGTGTATGTCTTTTTCACCCTATACAGTACAACCTCGACGATAATGCTGACAAAACAGCCTCATGCATTAAAtccaaaatgaatttaaatgccTGCATATAGTGTATTGAATAAAGTTAAATCTCTCAAGTCATCATAAAAGTTTGTGTTTAAGTGCTCAGaacaactaactaactaacctGATTGTTCATTGCACCAGTATGGTGTCAATGTAAATATACTTGTGCTTATTTAACTCCAGAGGATGGTTCAATACCCAGATCAAATAATGCCACTCTTCGCTACAGTAAGCAGGAAATGATTATAAAAACCCAGAAAACAGACATAAGAGCAAAGTGCTCAAAGCATGTTCTATGCAAATATCTACatcaaaagaaataacaatTCATCTCTGAATAAATGTTCACAGCTATTTCTTTCTTCCAGTGTTCTTTGTCAGGATTGTACTCTTGTGCTCACAGCATATGGGGTTTGTTTTATCTCTcgcttttccatttttcatcatCAACTTCTGTCTGTATTGGAAGGCTGCTCATTGGGCCATTTGGACCACTACTGCCTTCCAGGCTCTGTCTTTGTCAATGTCCTGCAGCGTTCCATTGGATGCTTGCTGCTGAGGaagcaaaacaggaagagagaaattggagatgagagagatgaaatgtgaaagagaaaaggtaACAAATCAGTTAGATAAATGATGTGTCATTTTCACGTTTGACTGTCATCATTCCATTTACATGAGCTACTGCTGATGATTCTAACATACAGAATAGATTTAAATCGACCATTTTCCACATTCTCAAATGTCTTTTGTTGGACTTAGAATGATGGACAAGGCGAGAAAAAGACTGGATTTGACTATTTGTGTCTCTTGCTTCTACCTTACCTCACAGTAATGCCTCGAGGAGTTCATGCTGTCCTCGCACTCCGGAGCCCCCATGCGGAGTTGACTCTTGTAGGAGGCACAGTGCACCACCGTGGCTGAAGTTAGAATTGCctgcaccagcagcagcaccatcaGAATCAGCAGTAGGATGTCATAGGATTGctgggcaacacacacacacacacacacacacacacacacatgcccacacacacaaagaggaaattaaatgattttgcTGTTTCTGTAAAGTGTCATGCAAAAGGAGCTCAAGGCTTGAGAGATAAAACCTGCACATTGCGCACTCTGGAtacattttcacttcactgaacTCACCTTGGCTGGAGGCACATCATGCAGAAAAATTTCAATAAAACTGATCACACTGCAAGAGAGGAAGCCGGAGGcagaaaagagcagaggagatgtCACGCTGCTGATGGCAATCAGCACCTCCACCTGAGAGACaccaggaagagagaaaaaagaggaactGAGAAAGAATGTTGGTCGACCCAGAAGTAAAAGGATATCGACTCAGTTTGTATAAGCAAGGAAATTTTGTAGCCTAACAATAATAACGATTATTCTTCCTCAGCAGACACCCGTCCTAATTATTGTTCATGAGATGCATAAAGTAAGTAACTTGATTCCTAAATCACTTAGATCTTAAGTCGGCAGAACAATCCAAAGTTAAGGAGCTGGAGTGAGGAACAACCAACAAATCCTGATCGAAAGACCTTAGAGACCTACTGCTTACACAGGGCTGCAGTGGATTCCTAATAAAAGCAGGTGCCTGACCGTACAGGGAGTCTGAGAGATCCGGGGGGGCTAGTGAAGAGAGCTGCTGAGGCAAGTAAGGACGGAATAATACTAGTTgtgttttgcagtatttttccactgaaaaaagcaatcaaaaaacaaaacactttgtttgTCAAGAATCAGTGCTGGTCCATGTTGATTCTCAAATTTCATGAAATAAgaactttgaactgttttgtAAGCTTTAAACTGCCAACCAGTCTCTGATAGAGTTTAAGTAAACTTTgctacattttgtgttttcgATGAGATGTGTCTGCTCAGCAAGACACATCTCATACATACAGGAAATACCTTCAAAGTGGAGagaaagcacaaacaaaacaggtcCCAGGACAGAACCCTGGGGAACACCACaatacatgcatgtgtatatacATGCAATTTACAATATACACGTAATGCCCAAAGATATAATGTGAGACTCTAGTTCAAACTAATACTTTCCTCCACCTATGGCTGAGTTAGTATGTGAAAAAGCTTGATTTGCAAAGTCACAAAGTTGATCAGTATTTGAAGTCTAACAAAGACTGACAGATTCAAATATATTACTTTAATTGATCAGATCCACTccttaaaacaaacatgaagccCCTTTTATTGAGCATTTGCAAGACAGAGGTCCAACAACTAGAGTATTGTCTAGTACTCACCAGACACTTGTTGGGGTATTCTGACACAACATGACTGGCAATAGCACTAGGAAAACACTGCAAAGGATAAAGGATCAGACACAAAGTTATGTAAAAATGCTGGTGATGGAGGGCATCTGAGTTATCATTCTAAGCTGAAACCTGTGTCATAATGAAAAGCAAGTTTTAGTAGGAGAAACTTACAGCCACAAGAATCCAGAAAAATGTGACAGACAAGTACGGGCCAGGCAGCAAAGCGTCCATGTTGAGCGCAATAATTCCTCCAAATACAGCAGAAATTCCTACGATTACTTCAATCACCTATTGGAAACATTTTTGAATAAGAGTTGATCTGACAGAAATATCACAGCGATAATACTGAAGACTACTCACAGAATATGCTTTAAGGAGTCGAGTGGGGAACACCGCAGGCGTTATAACCACAGGTCTGTCATATGACATCGGCTAAAAGATGCATTGGAAGATTGAGTGGCATTAGGATGGAAGAGTGAAGAGAGAAGGCAAGAAGATTAAGAGGGTAGAGGCATCACtgggggaataaaaaaaatcaatcactcatacacaacacacacacacacacgaacatacacacaccttcttgtggcagcagcagtctTCTGCAGAGCGGGCTGACAAGATGACAGTACTGGCCATCAACACCTCCAGCAAAATCATCAAGATGAGGTTAAAGTTGATCTGAGAACAGACAGAACGGGAGGAAGAGCAGGgacacagcagcagatggaagATCGACGGAGAATAAAGGTTTATTCTGAAGAGTAACATGATGTGCTGATGTGCAACCATAAGATTGGTAGTTTTCATCATATGGCTATGATGGATTTACATTGACAGCAGAAGGGTTCAGGACCAATTTACATCCAAACCAAACCAGGCATGTTGTTGTCACAGCAAATGTTGACACATAGACGACCTGGAAATCAGACACCTTGAAGAGACATGAAATCTTCATTAGTATAAAGCCTAAAGGAAACTCAACtaaaaatccattaaaacacaattatCTCTTTTGCCCTTGGAGTGTTCATTGTTTACTCACCGCATCATGTCTGTTCTTAGCTATGGCAAAACTGGCTATCGCTGCAGGCAGGCCCTGTGAAGAACAACAGCAAATGAGCTGACGCGTTTACCTATTTAGCAGAAATGCTGATGAAAATTAGGTGTTACTGGCCTTTTGACACAAAAGTCTAATCTAAACAATCTGTGAAAACCCATTAAGGTAGAGCTGCATGTGAATGTGACCGTGATTACGATGGTCACTTACCGCGCCTGCAGCACAGCGTAGGTAGTCCATGgcaacaggaaacacatttcCCAGGTACAGAGAAAAACCAGATGTGATGAGCAGACTGCCCTgaggatgcacacacatgcacatgtgcaggcacacacatatacaaatacaGACACTCATAAACGTAATCAAGAGCTCAAGACTGCACAAGAATGCTGCACAagaaacacattcagacacCTATTTAACAATAACTCTTATATCATAAATCTTATGTGTCCAGTTAAGCAGATATGTCATAACACACCTTACAGACAAactgctgacatttaaaatagTGACAGGGACCTCCATCCATAACTACTTATGCAAAGTTTGGATTTGATTTATCTGTTATTTCAGAACTCTGAAGAAAACTCTGAAGAcctatttcctcttttttgatATTGTAGCACGTAGATTATTTAGGACAATGCAATGGATTAGAACTTGTACAGTCTAGAGACATATTGTCTTATATTTCTCTTTACCTAAATATGGAAGTGCAAAACAAGATTTCTTGTTGCTGCGATCCCACTCAAGAGTGGAACACTTGTCATCACAACTTTAGAAATTTGTGTTACAAACTAAACAGATACACCCTGTAATGTGCTTCCTTTGTGCCTCTCCCTGGTCATGTTTTCTCTCACCCCTATGAGGACACTGTAGAGCCAGACTCTGTAGCTGAAGCAGGGGTGCTTTAGAGGCTCCGGCTGGGCCAGCTGCAGGTCACTGGCCCTCACATCCACTGTGTAGCTGTCCCGTTCGGGCCTATACCGCTcccccctgtctgtctgtcgtctCTCGGCTCCCCTGTCGCCCCGTCGTCCCAGTGTCCCAGCACCCCTCTCCAGAGTGGGCATGTGACTGTAGGTGAACTCCTCTCTAGCTGAGAGCTCGTCGCACTGCATCACTGAAATAGCTGGTGGCTAACTTCAGTGAGAATTACAGCCCTTAGAGAAAGTGGGAAAAAATCAACTTGTGTAAGCTGCACAAACTCAGAGTTTTTGACCTGTTTAAACATGTTTCTTCAAAGCTGTTCCCATCAACAGGAGTAAGTCTGTTTAGTCTCAAAATATACATGGAAACTAAAATACTCCAACATGGGagtttagaaataaaaaacaatgaaaagtgCATTAAACTAAAAGTAAAATGAGCCAGTAGTTTAGCACTCATGCATTTGTCTCTCCCCAAAACAACACCCTCCTTTTGGTCTGCCTGAATCAAGAGGACAAAACTAACATCATCTTCCTCTTGTTCTCAGCATCTTCACATGTTGCTCCTTCCACACTCACCTGTTGCTGAGTCTCTTGCAGAATCTCCCAGAATATTGTCCAACAAAGATATCCCTCAATAACTGAGATCAAATCACCAAATGGAAGacagcttgtttttgtctgcagctccttctgctcctcatctctctaGCTCACACTTACACTCTCTTTCACCCCTACTCTCCtcctatttttttctctctctccctttacACGCTGTTTCTCAGAAACAGttctgaaaagtttttttgaGTCCTTCAAAGCGTAGAGCTAAAACACATGGCTGTTGTGCTGCCAGCCCACTTTGTGCCAAAGAGAGAGCGCCTGTGCATGACAACAAGGGGAGGATGAAGGGGCTCGCGCTGGGGGCAGAGTTAGTAGGGCAAACATCCTCTTTACACTCCCATttgttcatgcacacacatgcacatcaacCCACTCGGAGAACTGAACAAAAGACACTGAGAAATGAACACATGGCAGTGCTCAAGTCATATGTTTAGAAACCCTGTTTCTTTCATGAAAAATGAAGCAGCCACAGGGACAAACTGACATAAACCTCATCATGGACAGCGTCAGACAGTTGGTTTTTGCCTAAATAATTGAATGTGTCCCCCTGTGGTGTTCCCCTCATGACTTCCCTCTAGTTGCAGTTCACAGCCCAGTAAATTAAGATGCCCAGCAGTGCTTTAGAAAAGAGGCAACAGAGACATTTCCATGGCTTAATCACATGGTCTCTTGTCTGACACAGCTAACCTGAGGGGTAATTTCTACCCAAAATAACACTGTCCTAGCTACTCATTCGAGAGTGAAAGCTTATTGGATGACAGcattctgtgagtgtgtgtcagtgtataAGAATGCACATGTATGTGCACGTCAGGTTTTCATTCAGTCTTTAACGCAGCGGAGCATTCTCAGCTCAACATTGTTCCTGGGCGGCGGTAACCATGGCGACTCCTTAACAAGTGCTGTCACCCCGTCCCTCGCCATTCTaatgtctccacacacacacacacacacacacacacacacacacacacaaacacacaaacacacactgcaaataCCATTCTCACTCTAAGAGAGACAAGTATTTGTAACAGTTCTCTGGAGACATTTAAGGGGTTCTGAGGAATGCTGATAAGATCAGACACAATTCAATATTTGGGAATGTAAAAAATTGCAAAAGGGCTGGTTGGGCTGGATTGTTTACACTGAGTAATTTGTGTAGATTGTGAGAGTTTGCCATctcataaatgaaaaaaatcatggAGCCAAACAAACTTTGGGTAACCCTGCTGCCCTTGACATTTTGtgtcaaataaagacaaatgagaatCACTGTCATGTTTGGTACTTGGTTTCCACCTTAGCAGGATGACACAAAGCTCAAGAC
This is a stretch of genomic DNA from Scatophagus argus isolate fScaArg1 chromosome 7, fScaArg1.pri, whole genome shotgun sequence. It encodes these proteins:
- the mlc1 gene encoding membrane protein MLC1; amino-acid sequence: MQCDELSAREEFTYSHMPTLERGAGTLGRRGDRGAERRQTDRGERYRPERDSYTVDVRASDLQLAQPEPLKHPCFSYRVWLYSVLIGGSLLITSGFSLYLGNVFPVAMDYLRCAAGAGLPAAIASFAIAKNRHDAVSDFQVVYVSTFAVTTTCLVWFGCKLVLNPSAVNINFNLILMILLEVLMASTVILSARSAEDCCCHKKPMSYDRPVVITPAVFPTRLLKAYSVIEVIVGISAVFGGIIALNMDALLPGPYLSVTFFWILVACFPSAIASHVVSEYPNKCLVEVLIAISSVTSPLLFSASGFLSCSVISFIEIFLHDVPPAKQSYDILLLILMVLLLVQAILTSATVVHCASYKSQLRMGAPECEDSMNSSRHYCEQQASNGTLQDIDKDRAWKAVVVQMAQ